One part of the Salmo salar chromosome ssa10, Ssal_v3.1, whole genome shotgun sequence genome encodes these proteins:
- the LOC106614005 gene encoding forkhead box protein D1 → MEDRSSCNTGRERLGLCFTIDYLLYNKDSKSMREEAKSPPAEQTPRSPVEEQSPDILSERESIELGSPEKGPEGEEGSEDEEEEEVKVEEDQEATTTDSPRDKPTQSYIALISMAILASEEKKLLLCDIYHWIMDRYPYFKSKDKNWRNSVRHNLSLNECFVKAGRSDNGKGHFWAIHPANFQDFSNGDYHRRRARRRIRRVTGQLPYALHTPYYPLNRPRGVLCWCCPLAHPLSTAHPLSCLSARMYWSWASQYARRHPSLHVPVQ, encoded by the exons ATGGAGGACAGAAGCAGCTGCAACACTGGCCGGGAGCGCTTGGGACTATGCTTCACCATAGACTACCTGCTGTACAACAAGGACAGTAAGAGCATGAGAGAGGAGGCAAAGAGTCCCCCAGCAGAGCAAACACCTCGTAGTCCAGTGGAGGAGCAGAGTCCTGACATCCTCTCAGAGAGGGAAAGTATCGAACTTGGGAGCCCTGAGAAGGGGCCAGAAGGAGAAGAGGGGtcagaggatgaagaggaggaggaggtcaaagTGGAAGAAGATCAAGAGGCGACCACTACAGACAGTCCACGGGACAAGCCCACCCAGTCCTACATTGCCCTTATCTCCATGGCCATACTTGCTTCAGAGGAGAAGAAGCTGTTGTTGTGTGACATCTATCACTGGATCATGGATCGCTACCCCTACTTCAAGAGCAAG gataagAACTGGAGGAACAGCGTCAGACACAACCTGTCCCTGAACGAATGCTTTGTGAAGGCTGGTCGGAGTGACAATGGTAAAGGCCATTTCTGGGCCATCCACCCCGCTAACTTCCAAGACTTCTCCAATGGGGACTACCATCGCCGCCGAGCTCGCCGCAGGATCCGCAGGGTGACAGGACAGCTTCCGTATGCCCTGCACACACCCTATTACCCCCTCAACAGGCCCAGGGGGGTGCTGTGCTggtgctgccccctagcccaccCTCTCTCCACGGCCcaccctctgtcctgcctctcaGCCAGGATGTATTGGAGCTGGGCTAGCCAGTATGCCAGACGACACCCATCCCTCCACGTTCCAGTTCAATAG